The Thermodesulfobacteriota bacterium genome window below encodes:
- a CDS encoding universal stress protein, whose translation MFKKILTTSDSVDVCDAPSAVAAHLAKQEGAGLCLMHVLESSDLIRRQWVKDFRTGEDVAVTAEYIDVVKGMIKKKCAESLIGCKDYVIEVRPGFPWLEILRMARATRADLMVLGPHRGKAEEKGVVRMRTVEGLGSTVEAVIMRAHCPVMIVSRDVPKEKLAFKRILFGTDFSETCQYAFELSLKAAQKYNSRLHILHVLRIPRGERVAYTPAQIEREIAGVKEKVQKVYAKQIKGIDYACDVLEGEPSAEILKYATSNQIDLIVVGSHVREQAERWYVGSVVEKLGSESYCPLITVTRPEALLKLEE comes from the coding sequence ATGTTTAAGAAAATATTAACAACTTCAGATTCAGTAGATGTTTGTGACGCCCCTTCAGCAGTGGCAGCTCATCTGGCGAAGCAGGAAGGGGCCGGGCTTTGTCTTATGCATGTGCTCGAGTCTTCTGACCTGATACGCAGGCAATGGGTAAAGGATTTTAGAACGGGTGAGGATGTGGCGGTTACCGCAGAGTATATAGACGTGGTAAAGGGGATGATAAAGAAGAAATGCGCTGAGTCGCTGATCGGCTGTAAGGACTATGTTATTGAAGTAAGGCCGGGGTTCCCATGGCTGGAAATCTTAAGAATGGCCAGGGCCACCAGGGCCGACCTTATGGTGCTTGGGCCCCACAGAGGTAAGGCTGAGGAGAAAGGCGTGGTGCGCATGCGGACTGTGGAGGGGTTGGGCAGTACCGTAGAAGCAGTCATTATGCGGGCTCACTGCCCGGTGATGATCGTGAGCCGTGATGTACCTAAAGAAAAATTGGCCTTTAAAAGGATTCTGTTCGGTACGGATTTTTCGGAGACATGTCAATATGCCTTTGAGTTATCTTTGAAGGCAGCGCAAAAATATAATTCCAGGCTGCACATCCTGCATGTCTTGAGGATTCCGCGCGGAGAACGGGTGGCATACACCCCGGCGCAGATAGAAAGGGAAATTGCCGGGGTAAAAGAAAAAGTGCAGAAGGTGTATGCCAAGCAGATAAAAGGGATTGATTATGCCTGTGATGTCTTAGAGGGAGAACCTTCTGCAGAGATTCTAAAATACGCTACTTCAAACCAGATCGACCTTATCGTCGTCGGTTCCCATGTCAGAGAACAGGCGGAGAGGTGGTACGTGGGAAGTGTGGTGGAAAAGTTGGGATCGGAATCTTATTGTCCATTGATTACCGTTACCAGACCGGAAGCCTTGTTAAAGCTTGAAGAATAA
- a CDS encoding glycosyltransferase, protein MKKEKPLLPPLHIVAYSDSDPVVERRPLWGDYWLKEYLTGEFKKLNYPLTRTIPGVLLHLFGKPLESLPEGTHKILWHHSHPDWITPQILSQYHKIYCVSRPFIGKLKQMGFEAEWLMIPTRARPIQCPKIYDIVFVGNARRDGARRAIQELADSPYHIKVWGTGWNGLIPDKWLAGSYYANQDINKLYAAAKIVVNDHHEDMRREGFINPRILDVLASGSLVISDYVTGMEDIFEDSIPVYRSPDELRSLVKKYLCDNAAKKKLIERGRQIAVKFSYSKAAVTIVKHIEDNVLSEVRRMRVKGS, encoded by the coding sequence ATGAAGAAGGAAAAACCACTCCTTCCGCCTCTCCATATCGTAGCCTACTCGGATTCTGACCCCGTCGTGGAGCGAAGACCGTTATGGGGCGATTACTGGTTAAAGGAGTATCTGACCGGCGAATTCAAAAAATTAAATTATCCTTTAACCCGGACGATCCCAGGGGTGTTACTGCACCTCTTCGGAAAACCTCTTGAATCCTTACCGGAGGGCACCCATAAAATCCTCTGGCACCACAGCCATCCCGACTGGATCACTCCCCAAATTCTTTCTCAATACCACAAAATATATTGCGTCTCCAGACCTTTTATAGGCAAATTAAAACAAATGGGGTTTGAGGCGGAATGGTTGATGATCCCCACCCGAGCCCGGCCTATCCAATGTCCTAAGATATATGACATCGTCTTTGTCGGCAACGCACGCCGCGACGGCGCCAGGCGGGCCATTCAAGAGCTTGCCGATAGTCCTTACCATATCAAGGTCTGGGGAACAGGCTGGAATGGTCTTATCCCTGATAAGTGGCTGGCCGGCAGCTATTATGCAAACCAGGATATTAATAAACTGTATGCGGCCGCAAAGATAGTGGTAAATGACCATCATGAAGACATGCGCCGTGAAGGCTTCATAAATCCACGCATCCTGGATGTGCTGGCCAGCGGCAGTCTGGTTATTTCAGACTACGTCACCGGGATGGAAGATATATTCGAAGATTCTATACCTGTTTACCGCTCCCCGGACGAGCTAAGGTCGTTGGTAAAAAAATATCTATGCGATAATGCGGCCAAAAAAAAATTGATAGAAAGAGGCCGGCAAATAGCTGTAAAATTTTCTTATAGCAAGGCCGCAGTAACTATTGTCAAACACATAGAAGATAATGTACTATCCGAAGTAC